From Streptomyces sp. HUAS MG91, the proteins below share one genomic window:
- the acs gene encoding acetate--CoA ligase, whose product MAWDTTDTLGKAEAVSNESLANLLKEERRFAPPADLAANANVTAEAYEQAKADRLGFWAEQARRLTWATEPTETLDWSNPPFAKWFKDGKLNVAYNCVDRHVEAGNGDRVAIHFEGEPGDSRAITYAELKDEVSRAANALTELGVQKGDRVAVYLPMIPEAVISMLACARIGAAHSVVFGGFSADAIAKRIEDADAKVVITSDGGYRRGKPSALKPAVDEALTRVSVDKVLVVQRTKQDVAWTEGRDVWWHDVAGRQSAEHTPQAFDAEQPLFILYTSGTTGKPKGILHTSGGYLTQASYTHHAVFDLKPETDVYWCTADIGWVTGHSYITYGPLSNGATQVIYEGTPDTPHQGRFWEIVQKYGVTILYTAPTAIRTFMKWGDDIPAKFDLSSLRVLGSVGEPINPEAWVWYRKNIGGDKAPIVDTWWQTETGAMMISPLPGVTETKPGSAQRPLPGISATVVDDEANEVPNGGGGYLVLTEPWPSMLRTIWGDDQRFIDTYWSRFEGKYFAGDGAKKDEDGDIWLLGRVDDVMLVSGHNISTTEVESALVSHPAVAEAAVVGAADETTGQAIVAFVILRGSANAEDESLVADLRNHVGATLGPIAKPKRVLPVAELPKTRSGKIMRRLLRDVAENRAVGDVTTLADSSVMDLIQNKLPAAPSED is encoded by the coding sequence GTGGCCTGGGACACAACGGACACCTTGGGAAAGGCAGAAGCCGTGAGCAACGAGAGCCTGGCCAATCTTCTGAAGGAAGAGCGACGCTTCGCGCCGCCCGCTGACCTGGCGGCGAACGCCAACGTCACGGCCGAGGCGTATGAGCAGGCCAAGGCTGACCGGCTGGGCTTCTGGGCCGAGCAGGCCCGCCGCCTCACCTGGGCCACCGAGCCGACCGAGACCCTGGACTGGTCGAACCCGCCGTTCGCCAAGTGGTTCAAGGACGGCAAGCTCAACGTCGCGTACAACTGCGTCGACCGCCACGTCGAGGCGGGCAACGGCGACCGGGTCGCGATCCACTTCGAGGGCGAGCCCGGCGACAGCCGCGCGATCACCTACGCCGAGCTGAAGGACGAGGTCAGCCGCGCGGCGAACGCGCTGACCGAGCTGGGCGTGCAGAAGGGCGACCGGGTCGCCGTCTACCTGCCGATGATCCCCGAGGCCGTCATCTCGATGCTCGCCTGCGCGCGCATCGGTGCCGCGCACTCCGTCGTCTTCGGCGGCTTCTCCGCCGACGCGATCGCCAAGCGCATCGAGGACGCCGACGCCAAGGTCGTCATCACCTCCGACGGCGGCTACCGCCGCGGCAAGCCCTCCGCCCTCAAGCCGGCCGTCGACGAGGCGCTCACCCGCGTATCCGTCGACAAGGTCCTCGTCGTGCAGCGCACGAAGCAGGACGTCGCCTGGACCGAGGGCCGCGACGTGTGGTGGCACGACGTCGCCGGAAGGCAGTCGGCGGAGCACACCCCGCAGGCGTTCGACGCCGAGCAGCCGCTCTTCATCCTCTACACGTCGGGCACGACGGGTAAGCCGAAGGGCATCCTGCACACCTCGGGCGGCTACCTGACGCAGGCCAGCTACACCCACCACGCGGTCTTCGACCTCAAGCCGGAGACGGACGTGTACTGGTGCACGGCCGACATCGGCTGGGTCACCGGCCACTCGTACATCACCTACGGCCCGCTCTCCAACGGCGCGACGCAGGTCATCTACGAGGGCACCCCGGACACCCCGCACCAGGGCCGGTTCTGGGAGATCGTGCAGAAGTACGGCGTCACGATCCTCTACACGGCGCCCACCGCGATCCGCACGTTCATGAAGTGGGGCGACGACATCCCCGCGAAGTTCGACCTCAGCAGCCTGCGCGTGCTGGGTTCCGTGGGCGAGCCGATCAACCCCGAGGCCTGGGTCTGGTACCGCAAGAACATCGGCGGCGACAAGGCCCCGATCGTGGACACCTGGTGGCAGACCGAGACCGGCGCCATGATGATCTCGCCGCTGCCCGGCGTCACCGAGACCAAGCCCGGCTCCGCCCAGCGCCCGCTGCCCGGCATCTCCGCGACCGTCGTCGACGACGAGGCCAACGAGGTACCCAACGGCGGCGGTGGCTACCTGGTCCTCACCGAGCCGTGGCCGTCGATGCTGCGCACCATCTGGGGCGACGACCAGCGGTTCATCGACACCTACTGGTCGCGCTTCGAGGGCAAGTACTTCGCCGGTGACGGCGCCAAGAAGGACGAGGACGGCGACATCTGGCTCCTCGGCCGCGTCGACGACGTCATGCTCGTCTCCGGGCACAACATCTCCACCACCGAGGTCGAGTCCGCGCTCGTCTCGCACCCGGCCGTCGCCGAGGCCGCCGTGGTCGGCGCCGCCGACGAGACCACCGGTCAGGCGATCGTCGCCTTCGTGATCCTGCGCGGCAGCGCCAACGCGGAGGACGAGTCCCTCGTCGCCGACCTGCGCAACCACGTCGGCGCCACGCTCGGCCCGATCGCCAAGCCCAAGCGGGTCCTGCCCGTCGCCGAACTGCCCAAGACCCGCTCCGGCAAGATCATGCGCCGCCTCCTGCGCGACGTCGCGGAGAACCGCGCGGTCGGTGACGTCACCACGCTCGCCGACTCCTCCGTGATGGACCTGATCCAGAACAAGCTGCCGGCGGCGCCCAGCGAGGACTGA